The following proteins are encoded in a genomic region of Musa acuminata AAA Group cultivar baxijiao chromosome BXJ2-11, Cavendish_Baxijiao_AAA, whole genome shotgun sequence:
- the LOC135626474 gene encoding transcription factor bHLH149-like isoform X1 — protein MKKSQKLLGELLNLFYTMMPMVPQASRRWVVGFEMAISNAEGDPATGNEGGGERKRKRRADPPVAKWRTEGEQKTYSSKLIEAIRRVRRSSAAAATDHSRSRAVRAAADRALAVAGRGRTRWSRAILSGRKLKLWVRARACRRKPLGSITAASSSHTTPKSKPPTLERKARVLGRLVPGCRKLPLLTLLEEASDYIAALEMQVRAMSAIAEILSAAGAATAEPM, from the exons ATGAAGAAAAGCCAAAAACTACTGGGGGAGTTACTGAACCTTTTTTATACTATGATGCCAATGGTTCCTCAG GCGAGTCGGAGGTGGGTTGTGGGGTTTGAGATGGCGATCTCGAACGCGGAGGGGGATCCCGCTACCGGTAACGAAGGAGGAGGGGAGAGGAAGCGGAAGCGCCGGGCAGACCCACCGGTGGCCAAGTGGAGGACGGAGGGCGAGCAGAAGACCTACTCATCCAAGCTCATCGAGGCCATCCGCCGCGTCCGCCGATCCTCCGCGGCGGCAGCGACGGACCACTCGCGGAGCCGAGCCGTCCGGGCGGCGGCGGACCGAGCGCTGGCGGTGGCTGGACGCGGCCGGACACGCTGGAGCCGTGCGATCCTCTCCGGCCGGAAGCTCAAGCTCTGGGTCCGGGCGCGGGCCTGCCGGCGGAAGCCCCTCGGCAGCAtaaccgccgcctcctcctcccacACGACACCGAAGAGCAAGCCACCGACCCTGGAGAGGAAGGCGAGGGTTCTGGGCCGGCTGGTCCCGGGCTGCCGGAAGCTGCCTTTGCTGACTCTCCTGGAGGAGGCATCCGACTACATCGCGGCGCTCGAGATGCAGGTGCGGGCCATGAGCGCCATCGCCGAGATCCTCTCCGCCGCCGGTGCGGCGACAGCGGAGCCTATGTGA
- the LOC135626482 gene encoding GPN-loop GTPase QQT2-like gives MDVDSDSNSSWQMQMDSEDPTADESNSNGKAKDDLSESIENLKLSDSSSVSFKSKPVVLIVVGMAGIGKTSFLHRLVCHMQSSSIRGYVLNLDPAVMTLPFAANIDIRDTVRYKEVMKDYNLGPNGGILTSLNLFATKTDEVISAIERWADQLDYVLVDTPGQIEVFTWSASGAIITEAFASTFPTIIAYVVDAPRAANPVTFMSNMLYACSILYKTRLPLVLTFNKVDVARHEFALEWMQDFEAFQAALDTYSSYTSTLSRSLSLSLDEFYKNTCSVGVSAVSGAGMEAFFGAVEASAKEYMENYKADLDKRRAEKERLEAYCRSENMERLQRDMESSQGQTAVLSTGLKDKEYPEMDENNEEEEEDAMEDLRFSEEETEEDEEVAHFGF, from the exons ATGGACGTGGATTCCGACTCCAACTCGAGCTGGCAGATGCAGATGGATTCAGAAGACCCGACTGCAGATGAG TCGAATTCAAACGGCAAAGCGAAGGATGATCTTTCGGAGTCGATAGAGAACTTGAAGTTATCTGATTCATCGAGTGTTAGCTTCAAAAGCAAGCCTGTCGTCCTTATAGTCGTTGGAATGGCAGGCAT TGGAAAAACTTCATTTCTCCACAGATTGGTCTGCCACATGCAATCCTCGAGCATCCGTGGATATGTGCTGAACCTTGACCCGGCGGTGATGACCCTTCCTTTCGCTGCAAACATCGATATAAGAGACACTGTTCGCTACAAGGAAGTAATGAAGGATTACAACCTTGGCCCTAATGGTGGTATCTTGACGTCCCTGAATCTGTTTGCGACAAAGACTGACGAG GTAATATCGGCCATCGAAAGATGGGCTGACCAGCTTGATTATGTTCTGGTGGACACCCCTGGTCAAATTGAAGTATTTACTTGGTCAGCTTCTGGAGCAATTATCACCGAGGCCTTTGCTTCCACATTTCCCACGATAATTGCTTATGTTGTGGACGCACCTCGCGCTGCAAATCCAGTAACTTTCATGAGCAATATGCTGTATGCTTGTAGCATACTTTACAAGACAAGGTTACCTTTAGTCCTAACATTTAACAAGGTTGATGTAGCCAGACATGAGTTTGCTCTGGAG TGGATGCAAGATTTTGAAGCATTTCAGGCAGCACTAGACACCTATTCATCATACACGTCAACTTTATCGAGGAGTCTCTCACTATCACTTGATGAATTCTATAAAAATACGTGTTCCGTGGGAGTTTCAGCAGTTTCTGGTGCTGGAATGGAAGCCTTTTTTGGTGCAGTAGAAGCAAGTGCAAAAGAGTATATGGAGAACTACAA AGCTGATCTTGACAAACGAAGAGCTGAGAAGGAGCGTCTAGAAGCATACTGCAGGAGCGAGAACATGGAGAGATTGCAGAGAGACATGGAATCATCTCAAGGACAGACAGCGGTGCTGAGCACTGGCTTAAAGGACAAGGAATATCCTGAAATGGATGAGAAtaatgaggaagaggaagaagatgcaATGGAGGATCTGAGGTTCTCAGAGGAGGAAACCGAGGAAGATGAAGAGGTTGCTCACTTTGGTTTCTGA
- the LOC135626474 gene encoding transcription factor bHLH149-like isoform X2, with protein sequence MAISNAEGDPATGNEGGGERKRKRRADPPVAKWRTEGEQKTYSSKLIEAIRRVRRSSAAAATDHSRSRAVRAAADRALAVAGRGRTRWSRAILSGRKLKLWVRARACRRKPLGSITAASSSHTTPKSKPPTLERKARVLGRLVPGCRKLPLLTLLEEASDYIAALEMQVRAMSAIAEILSAAGAATAEPM encoded by the coding sequence ATGGCGATCTCGAACGCGGAGGGGGATCCCGCTACCGGTAACGAAGGAGGAGGGGAGAGGAAGCGGAAGCGCCGGGCAGACCCACCGGTGGCCAAGTGGAGGACGGAGGGCGAGCAGAAGACCTACTCATCCAAGCTCATCGAGGCCATCCGCCGCGTCCGCCGATCCTCCGCGGCGGCAGCGACGGACCACTCGCGGAGCCGAGCCGTCCGGGCGGCGGCGGACCGAGCGCTGGCGGTGGCTGGACGCGGCCGGACACGCTGGAGCCGTGCGATCCTCTCCGGCCGGAAGCTCAAGCTCTGGGTCCGGGCGCGGGCCTGCCGGCGGAAGCCCCTCGGCAGCAtaaccgccgcctcctcctcccacACGACACCGAAGAGCAAGCCACCGACCCTGGAGAGGAAGGCGAGGGTTCTGGGCCGGCTGGTCCCGGGCTGCCGGAAGCTGCCTTTGCTGACTCTCCTGGAGGAGGCATCCGACTACATCGCGGCGCTCGAGATGCAGGTGCGGGCCATGAGCGCCATCGCCGAGATCCTCTCCGCCGCCGGTGCGGCGACAGCGGAGCCTATGTGA
- the LOC135626480 gene encoding 3'-5' exonuclease-like: protein MSLSVEQHDDNTFTVTFNDSDHIYTTVTASGSDVEEWIDEILRIHRRRLNRLVVGLDAEWRPSFSPTQNPVAVLQLCVGRRCLVFLLLHADYVPYSLADFLADHRFTFVGVGVDGDAERLDEEQNLQVANAVDLRTLAADKMGQRGLKNAGLARLAAEVMGLEVWKPKRVTMSHWDRRYLNYEQISYACSDAFLSFEIGRRLFAGEF, encoded by the coding sequence ATGTCTTTGAGCGTCGAACAGCATGACGACAACACCTTCACCGTCACCTTCAACGATTCCGATCACATTTACACCACCGTCACCGCTTCCGGGTCCGACGTCGAGGAGTGGATCGACGAGATCCTCCGCATCCACCGCCGCCGCCTAAACCGCCTCGTCGTCGGCCTCGACGCCGAGTGGCGCCCCTCCTTCTCCCCCACCCAGAACCCCGTCGCCGTCCTCCAGCTCTGCGTCGGCCGCCGCTGCCTCGTGTTCCTCCTCCTCCACGCCGACTACGTCCCCTACTCCCTCGCTGACTTCCTCGCCGACCACCGCTTCACCTTCGTCGGCGTCGGCGTCGACGGCGACGCCGAACGCCTCGACGAGGAGCAGAACCTGCAGGTCGCCAATGCCGTCGACCTCCGCACCCTCGCCGCGGATAAGATGGGGCAACGAGGGCTCAAGAACGCGGGGCTCGCCCGGCTCGCGGCGGAGGTGATGGGCTTGGAGGTGTGGAAGCCCAAACGGGTGACGATGAGCCACTGGGACCGGAGGTACCTCAACTACGAGCAAATCTCGTACGCCTGCTCCGACGCCTTCCTCTCGTTCGAGATCGGGAGGCGCCTCTTTGCCGGGGAGTTCTGA